A window of Peromyscus eremicus chromosome 7, PerEre_H2_v1, whole genome shotgun sequence contains these coding sequences:
- the Pafah1b2 gene encoding platelet-activating factor acetylhydrolase IB subunit alpha2 — MSQGDSNPAAIPHAAEDIQGDDRWMSQHNRFVLDCKDKEPDVLFVGDSMVQLMQQYEIWRELFSPLHALNFGIGGDTTRHVLWRLKNGELENIKPKVIVVWVGTNNHENTAEEVAGGIEAIVQLINTRQPQAKVIVLGLLPRGEKPNPLRQKNAKVNQLLKVSLPKLANVQLLDTDGGFVHSDGAISCHDMFDFLHLTGGGYAKICKPLHELIMQLLEETPEEKQTTIA; from the exons ATGAGCCAAGGAGATTCCAACCCAGCAGCTATTCCACATGCAGCGGAAGATATTCAAGGAGATGACAGGTGGATGTCTCAG CATAATAGGTTTGTTCTGGACTGTAAAGACAAAGAGCCGGACGTGCTGTTTGTGGGAGATTCCATGGTACAGTTGATGCAGCAGTATGAG ATATGGAGAGAGCTGTTTTCCCCACTTCATGCACTTAATTTTGGAATTGGGGGAGACACAACACGACATGTTTTATGGAGACTAAAGAATGGAGAACTGGAGAACATTAAACCTAAG GTCATTGTTGTCTGGGTAGGAACAaacaaccatgaaaacacagcAGAAGAAGTAGCAGGTGGAATTGAGGCTATTGTACAGCTTATAAATACAAGGCAGCCACAGGCCAAAGTCATTGTGCTG GGTCTGTTACCTCGAGGTGAGAAGCCCAACCCTTTAAGACAAAAGAATGCCAAGGTGAACCAGCTTCTCAAGGTTTCCCTGCCGAAGCTTGCCAATGTGCAGCTCCTGGATACAGATGGGGGCTTCGTGCACTCGGACGGTGCCATCTCCTGCCACGACATGTTTGATTTTCTTCATCTCACGGGAGGGGGCTATGCAAAGATCTGCAAACCCCTCCATGAACTGATCATGCAGTTGCTGGAGGAGACACCGGAGGAGAAGCAAACCACCATTGCTTGA